From one Butyricimonas faecihominis genomic stretch:
- a CDS encoding virulence protein produces the protein MYAISFDLTIGEVKKNYGEPYNNAYFEIRMLLKKCGFEWTQGSVYLSIDNNLATVYKAIDALRKTEWFRKSVRDIRAFKVEDWSDFTEIIKNLE, from the coding sequence ATGTACGCAATATCATTCGACCTCACGATAGGAGAAGTCAAAAAAAATTATGGAGAGCCTTATAACAATGCCTATTTCGAGATTCGCATGTTATTAAAAAAATGTGGTTTTGAATGGACACAAGGTAGTGTCTACCTATCCATAGACAACAACCTAGCCACTGTTTACAAAGCTATTGATGCACTCCGAAAAACAGAATGGTTTAGAAAATCCGTAAGAGACATCAGAGCGTTCAAGGTGGAGGATTGGTCTGACTTTACTGAGATCATTAAAAATCTAGAATAA
- a CDS encoding helix-turn-helix domain-containing protein: MGEILKMNTIHDYHEFLGVKTLHPLVSVIDLSEVPPLRMARKNLGFYTVFLKDVKCGDLRYGRKMYDYQEGTLVFIGPGQIVGDDDNGTRVQAKGWALLFHPDLLLGTSLGRKMKDYSFFSYEANEALHMSDREREIVINCFQEIREELEHAIDKHSRSIITANIEVFLNHCVRFYDRQFITRKDVNKDILTRFEDLLNGYFESDAPVSYGLPSVAFCADKLNLSANYFGDLIKKETGKSAQEYIQFTIIDKVKERFADSSKSVSEIAYEMGFKYPHHLSRLFKKMEGCSPNEYRVALN, from the coding sequence ATGGGTGAAATATTGAAAATGAATACGATTCATGATTATCATGAATTTTTAGGGGTAAAGACTTTGCATCCTTTGGTAAGCGTGATCGACCTGTCGGAAGTACCTCCGCTTCGTATGGCTCGCAAAAATTTGGGTTTTTACACGGTCTTTTTGAAAGATGTTAAGTGTGGGGATCTTCGTTATGGACGCAAAATGTACGATTATCAAGAAGGTACTTTAGTTTTTATCGGTCCCGGACAAATCGTGGGGGATGACGATAACGGGACAAGGGTACAGGCGAAAGGATGGGCGTTGCTTTTCCATCCCGATTTATTATTGGGGACATCTTTGGGGCGCAAGATGAAGGACTATTCTTTTTTCTCTTATGAGGCGAACGAGGCTCTTCATATGTCTGACCGGGAACGAGAGATCGTGATTAATTGTTTTCAAGAGATCCGGGAGGAGTTGGAACACGCTATCGATAAACATAGTCGATCCATCATTACCGCTAATATTGAAGTGTTTTTGAATCATTGTGTTCGCTTTTACGATCGGCAATTTATCACTCGTAAGGATGTGAATAAGGATATTCTTACCCGGTTTGAAGATTTGTTGAACGGTTATTTCGAGTCGGATGCCCCGGTTTCTTACGGATTGCCTTCTGTTGCTTTTTGTGCTGATAAACTTAATCTTTCTGCGAATTATTTCGGAGATCTGATAAAGAAGGAAACGGGGAAATCGGCTCAGGAGTATATTCAGTTTACCATTATTGATAAGGTCAAGGAACGTTTTGCCGATTCGTCCAAGTCCGTGAGTGAGATTGCTTACGAGATGGGCTTCAAATACCCTCATCATTTGAGCCGCTTGTTTAAGAAAATGGAGGGGTGTTCTCCTAATGAGTACAGGGTGGCATTGAATTAA
- a CDS encoding flavodoxin, which yields MATSSMNVKAQKTSNGKKVLVAYFSRSGNTKAIANHIKELTGGDLFEIQTAKPYPADYHACTEAAKKEKNDNARPELKEKVKNMEEYDIIFIGFPNWWGTMPMPILTFLESYKLEGKIVIPFCTHGGGGEQSCSKDFVKNTSKATNKKGFITSGGSASSARPQVEKWLKEIDVIK from the coding sequence ATGGCAACATCTAGCATGAATGTAAAAGCACAAAAGACTTCTAACGGAAAGAAAGTACTGGTCGCTTATTTTTCACGTAGCGGAAACACCAAAGCGATAGCGAATCATATCAAAGAGCTGACAGGCGGAGATTTATTCGAAATCCAGACAGCAAAACCGTACCCGGCAGATTATCACGCTTGCACGGAAGCAGCCAAAAAAGAAAAAAATGACAACGCCCGCCCCGAATTAAAAGAGAAAGTGAAGAACATGGAAGAGTATGATATTATCTTTATCGGCTTCCCGAACTGGTGGGGAACAATGCCCATGCCGATCTTGACATTCCTAGAGAGCTATAAGCTAGAAGGTAAAATCGTGATCCCCTTCTGCACGCACGGTGGAGGTGGCGAACAAAGTTGCTCTAAAGATTTCGTGAAAAACACAAGTAAGGCCACGAATAAAAAAGGATTCATCACCAGTGGCGGATCAGCAAGTTCAGCCCGCCCGCAAGTAGAAAAATGGTTGAAAGAGATTGATGTGATAAAATAA
- a CDS encoding helix-turn-helix domain-containing protein, producing the protein MSWNTHRLREELPAPPLFIEEVAEGRRSLSSDKQNFTDFTNHIIMANHTQKIETICQLNTLIGQKTLHPLLSVIDLAEATRLGQLSISGDFYALYFKQVQCGDFRYGRRCHDFQSCTLVFKAPGQTIDITQHDAPEQTSILGIAFHPKVFNETSLVCKKSEYSFFSYQENESLHLSEREKQIVLVCMSNFQKELQRDIDRFSLRLLAVHLELLLDYCLRFYERQFITRCNINNDILAYFNQLLEQYLQAEYATKTELRSIEYVHDRIPQSLAYLNDLVRVETGKTLREYVRLKKIDMAKYLVTSSNKTISEIALALGFPNTQTFFCLFKRFVGCSPSEYRQQGNNKPN; encoded by the coding sequence GTGAGTTGGAATACTCACCGTCTTCGGGAAGAGTTACCAGCTCCTCCTCTGTTTATAGAGGAGGTGGCCGAAGGCCGGAGGAGTTTATCTAGCGACAAGCAGAATTTTACCGACTTTACGAATCATATCATCATGGCTAACCACACGCAAAAAATAGAGACCATCTGTCAGCTAAACACGCTAATCGGGCAAAAGACATTACACCCGCTCCTAAGCGTTATTGACCTAGCCGAAGCCACACGCCTCGGTCAACTCTCTATTTCCGGCGATTTCTACGCTCTATACTTCAAACAAGTACAATGTGGAGATTTCAGATACGGGCGCAGGTGTCATGATTTCCAATCCTGCACGTTAGTATTCAAAGCACCCGGACAAACTATTGACATCACCCAACATGACGCTCCGGAACAGACCAGCATTTTAGGCATCGCATTCCACCCCAAAGTTTTCAACGAAACTTCACTCGTCTGTAAGAAATCCGAATACTCGTTCTTTTCCTACCAAGAAAACGAATCCCTTCATTTATCCGAACGAGAAAAACAGATCGTATTAGTATGCATGAGCAATTTTCAAAAAGAATTGCAACGAGACATCGACCGATTCAGCCTCCGGTTGTTAGCCGTGCATCTTGAATTACTCCTAGATTACTGCCTGCGATTTTACGAACGCCAATTCATCACCCGTTGCAATATAAATAATGATATTTTGGCGTATTTCAATCAACTTTTGGAACAATATCTACAGGCAGAATACGCGACAAAAACCGAATTACGCTCGATCGAGTACGTCCATGACCGCATTCCCCAATCTCTTGCCTATCTCAACGATCTCGTACGGGTAGAAACCGGAAAAACACTCCGGGAATACGTGCGTCTGAAAAAAATAGACATGGCAAAATACCTCGTAACAAGCTCGAATAAAACAATTTCAGAAATTGCTCTCGCCTTAGGCTTTCCCAATACCCAAACATTTTTCTGCCTGTTTAAAAGATTCGTAGGTTGCTCTCCAAGCGAATACAGACAGCAAGGGAACAATAAACCCAATTAG
- a CDS encoding CoA transferase subunit A: MSKFISIEEAVSKVKDGMTIMVGGFLANGTPNKIVDALAKSGVKNLTLICNDTAYPDKGVGQLIANKQVKKLFVSHIGTNPHTSEQMNSGELEIEFCPQGSLAERVRAGGCGLGGILTQTGMGTIVAEGKQIVNVDGKDYLLEKPLRADIALVGASLGDKAGNLVYRGTSQNFNPLMASAADLVIAEINELVEVGEIAAENVKTPSIMVDFIIEN, encoded by the coding sequence ATGAGTAAATTTATTTCTATCGAAGAGGCTGTATCAAAAGTAAAAGATGGTATGACCATCATGGTAGGCGGATTCCTCGCAAACGGAACTCCTAACAAAATCGTTGATGCGTTAGCGAAATCAGGCGTTAAGAACCTGACGTTGATCTGTAATGACACGGCTTACCCGGACAAAGGAGTAGGTCAATTGATTGCCAACAAACAAGTAAAGAAACTTTTCGTGTCACACATCGGGACGAACCCGCACACGAGCGAACAAATGAATAGCGGAGAACTTGAAATCGAATTCTGCCCGCAAGGTTCATTGGCAGAGCGTGTACGTGCCGGCGGTTGCGGGCTGGGAGGAATCCTGACTCAAACCGGAATGGGTACCATCGTGGCCGAAGGAAAACAGATCGTCAACGTGGATGGCAAAGACTACTTGTTGGAAAAACCGTTGAGAGCCGATATCGCGTTGGTTGGCGCCAGCCTTGGAGATAAAGCAGGAAATCTGGTTTACCGGGGAACATCTCAAAACTTCAACCCGTTAATGGCTTCTGCCGCTGATTTGGTAATTGCCGAAATTAACGAACTGGTTGAAGTCGGTGAAATCGCCGCAGAGAACGTGAAGACTCCGTCAATCATGGTGGACTTCATAATTGAAAATTGA
- a CDS encoding hotdog fold domain-containing protein, with the protein MEKSMIRLRMSAKDAHYGGNLVDGAHMVHLFGDVATELLIMHDGDEGLFVAYDNVEFLAPVYAGDYIEATGEIVKVGNSSRKMVFEAKKVIASRPDISASAADVLEEPIVVCRASGTCVVKKEDQRKK; encoded by the coding sequence ATGGAAAAATCAATGATAAGATTAAGAATGAGTGCAAAAGACGCTCATTACGGTGGTAATTTGGTTGACGGGGCTCACATGGTACATTTATTCGGAGACGTGGCCACGGAATTATTAATCATGCATGACGGTGACGAAGGGTTGTTCGTGGCATACGACAACGTGGAGTTTTTGGCACCTGTTTATGCTGGAGATTATATCGAGGCTACCGGAGAGATCGTGAAAGTAGGAAATTCTTCTCGGAAAATGGTTTTCGAGGCAAAGAAAGTAATCGCATCCAGACCTGACATTTCGGCTTCAGCAGCAGACGTACTGGAAGAACCGATCGTTGTTTGCCGTGCAAGCGGAACCTGCGTGGTGAAAAAAGAAGACCAGAGAAAGAAATAA
- a CDS encoding 3-keto-5-aminohexanoate cleavage protein, producing MEKLIITAAICGAEVTKEQNPAVPYTVEEIVREAKSAVDAGAAIVHLHVREDDGTPTQSKARFKECIDAIYKVCPDVILIPSTGGAVGMTAEERLQPTELFPEMATLDCGTCNFGDEVFENTMPMMRDFGKRMLENNIKPEYECFEMGHLDTVLTMAKKGQVPGAPMQFNFVLGVPGCTPATVPNLCWLVNAIPAGSTWTATGIGRHAFTLAAPAIAMGGNVRVGFEDNLYLERGVLAKSNGELVAKVVRIAKELGRPIATSAEAREILGLKPLK from the coding sequence ATGGAGAAATTAATTATCACAGCAGCCATTTGCGGGGCCGAAGTTACCAAAGAACAAAATCCCGCCGTTCCTTATACAGTAGAAGAGATCGTGAGAGAAGCGAAATCCGCTGTAGACGCAGGCGCAGCTATTGTTCACCTTCACGTTCGTGAAGATGACGGAACCCCAACCCAAAGCAAAGCACGCTTCAAAGAGTGTATCGACGCTATTTATAAGGTATGCCCGGACGTTATCTTGATTCCCTCCACCGGAGGAGCCGTGGGAATGACCGCTGAAGAACGTCTTCAGCCGACAGAACTGTTCCCCGAGATGGCCACCTTGGATTGTGGTACCTGTAACTTCGGAGACGAGGTTTTCGAGAATACCATGCCGATGATGAGAGACTTCGGAAAGAGAATGTTGGAAAACAACATCAAACCGGAATACGAATGTTTCGAAATGGGACATCTTGACACCGTATTAACCATGGCTAAAAAAGGTCAGGTTCCCGGAGCCCCGATGCAATTCAATTTCGTTCTCGGTGTTCCCGGATGTACTCCTGCCACGGTACCGAACCTTTGCTGGCTTGTAAACGCAATTCCCGCAGGTTCTACGTGGACTGCAACCGGAATCGGTCGTCATGCTTTCACGCTTGCAGCTCCCGCTATCGCAATGGGGGGTAATGTGAGAGTAGGTTTTGAAGACAATCTTTATTTGGAAAGAGGCGTGTTGGCTAAATCCAATGGTGAATTAGTTGCCAAAGTGGTTCGTATCGCCAAAGAATTAGGTCGTCCTATCGCCACCTCCGCAGAAGCAAGAGAAATTTTGGGATTAAAACCTTTAAAATAA
- a CDS encoding zinc-binding dehydrogenase codes for MQKKGNKYGTHRVIEPKGVLPQPANKIDNNMDEIYDNEILIDVQTLNIDSASFTQIEQQAGGDKAKIAEIMMDIVAKQGKHRNPVTGSGGMLLGTVEKIGDALKGKIDLKEGDKIATLVSLSLTPLRIDKIKDIRPDIDQVDIDGKAILFESGIYAKIPADLPENLALSALDVAGAPAQTAKLVKPGDTVLIIGAGGKSGMLCCYEAKKRAGVTGKVIGLCHSQKSTERLQKLGFCDYVFSADATQPVPVMEKIEELTNGEMCDVTINNVNITDTEMTSILCTKNTGVVYFFSMATSFTKAALGAEGVGSDVTMIVGNGYTKGHAEITLQELRESEALRKIFTELYA; via the coding sequence ATGCAAAAGAAAGGAAATAAATACGGAACCCACCGTGTAATCGAACCAAAGGGAGTATTACCACAACCCGCCAACAAGATTGACAACAACATGGACGAGATCTACGACAACGAAATCTTGATCGACGTTCAGACTTTAAATATTGACTCAGCTAGTTTCACTCAGATCGAGCAACAAGCTGGTGGTGATAAAGCAAAGATCGCTGAAATCATGATGGACATTGTTGCAAAACAAGGAAAACATCGTAACCCGGTAACCGGATCAGGCGGTATGTTGTTAGGTACGGTGGAGAAAATCGGTGATGCATTGAAAGGCAAAATCGATTTGAAAGAAGGTGATAAGATCGCAACTTTGGTTTCTCTTTCTTTGACCCCACTTCGCATTGACAAAATCAAAGATATTCGCCCGGACATCGACCAAGTAGACATCGACGGTAAGGCTATCCTTTTCGAGAGTGGTATCTACGCCAAGATCCCGGCTGATCTTCCTGAAAACTTGGCCTTGTCTGCATTGGACGTAGCCGGAGCTCCCGCTCAAACCGCAAAATTGGTTAAACCGGGCGATACCGTGTTAATCATTGGTGCTGGTGGTAAATCAGGAATGTTGTGCTGTTACGAGGCTAAAAAACGTGCAGGCGTTACTGGTAAAGTAATCGGTTTGTGCCACAGCCAAAAGAGTACCGAACGTTTACAGAAACTTGGTTTCTGCGACTATGTATTCTCTGCCGATGCAACTCAACCCGTTCCGGTAATGGAGAAAATCGAGGAATTGACCAATGGTGAAATGTGCGACGTTACGATCAACAACGTGAACATCACCGATACGGAAATGACTTCTATCCTTTGTACGAAGAACACGGGAGTTGTTTACTTCTTCTCTATGGCAACCAGCTTCACGAAAGCAGCTCTTGGAGCAGAAGGTGTTGGTAGCGACGTGACCATGATCGTTGGTAACGGTTACACGAAAGGACACGCAGAGATCACTCTTCAAGAACTGAGAGAAAGCGAAGCTTTAAGAAAGATCTTTACTGAACTTTACGCTTAA
- a CDS encoding zinc-binding dehydrogenase, translating into MDKGCRYGTHRVITPEGTLPQPALKLDNTMSIYDNELLIDVQTLNIDSASYTQIKSACNGEADKMKEMILSIVAERGKMQNPVTGSGGMLIGTVKEIGPNFPDKSLKVGDKIATLVSLSLTPLKINKIKHLDPASDQVDVDAQAILFESGLYAVLPNDIPEKLALAVLDVAGAPAQVARLVKEGDTVCIIGGGGKSGVLCCYQAMKNVGPYGKVIVVEYSEENARRIKDMNLATHVIVADATKVMDVYKKVTAIAGERGCEVTINNVNVPSTEMTSILVTKGQGCVYFFSMATSFTKAALGAEGVGKDINLIVGNGYAKGHAELTLSIIRESEEIRELFNRLYVK; encoded by the coding sequence ATGGACAAGGGTTGTAGATACGGAACACACAGGGTAATTACTCCGGAAGGAACACTTCCGCAACCGGCATTAAAGCTGGATAACACGATGAGCATTTATGACAACGAATTGCTGATTGATGTACAAACATTAAACATTGATTCGGCCAGTTACACGCAGATTAAAAGCGCTTGTAACGGGGAGGCGGACAAAATGAAAGAGATGATTCTTTCTATCGTGGCAGAGAGAGGTAAAATGCAAAATCCTGTTACCGGATCGGGTGGTATGCTCATCGGAACGGTGAAAGAGATCGGGCCTAATTTCCCGGACAAATCACTGAAGGTCGGAGATAAAATTGCCACACTGGTTTCCTTATCCCTGACCCCATTAAAAATAAACAAGATCAAGCATCTTGACCCGGCATCAGATCAGGTCGACGTGGACGCGCAAGCGATCCTGTTTGAAAGCGGCTTATATGCCGTGCTACCGAATGATATTCCGGAAAAATTGGCATTAGCCGTGTTGGACGTGGCTGGGGCCCCGGCTCAAGTGGCCCGTCTGGTAAAAGAAGGAGATACGGTATGTATCATCGGAGGGGGAGGAAAGTCTGGAGTACTTTGTTGCTACCAGGCCATGAAAAACGTTGGACCTTACGGAAAGGTCATCGTGGTGGAATACTCGGAAGAGAACGCCCGAAGAATTAAAGATATGAATCTCGCCACTCACGTTATTGTTGCCGACGCAACAAAAGTGATGGACGTGTATAAAAAAGTGACTGCCATTGCAGGGGAAAGAGGTTGTGAGGTAACGATTAACAATGTAAACGTTCCATCGACAGAAATGACCTCGATTCTCGTCACAAAAGGACAAGGATGCGTTTATTTCTTCTCCATGGCGACCAGCTTCACGAAAGCGGCATTGGGAGCTGAAGGAGTAGGAAAAGATATAAATTTAATCGTGGGGAACGGATACGCCAAAGGACACGCCGAACTGACACTGAGTATCATTCGGGAGTCTGAGGAAATTCGGGAACTATTTAATAGATTGTATGTGAAATAA
- the ablA gene encoding lysine 2,3-aminomutase: MAESRRKEFFPEVTDEQWNDWKWQVKNRIETVDQLKKYLDLDPSEEEGIRKALQMLRMAITPYYLSLIDKNDPHCPIRKQAVPSALELHKASADLEDPLHEDSDSPVPGLTHRYPDRVLFLITDQCSMYCRHCTRRRFAGQKDSASPTERIDRCIEYIAKTPQVRDVLLSGGDALLVSDDRLEYIISRLRAIPHVEIIRIGSRTPVVCPQRITPELVNMLKKYHPIWLNTHFNHPSEITEESAAACARLADAGIPLGNQTVLLRGINDCTYVMKKLMHGLVKMRVRPYYIYQCDLSMGIEHFRTPVSKGIEIIENLRGHTSGYAVPTFVVDAPGGGGKTPVMPNYVISQSPNRVVLRNYEGVITTYTEPTDYKEECHCPECEQARKEGVAALLNGDMLSIEPKHLARNERNHHE; the protein is encoded by the coding sequence ATGGCTGAAAGCAGACGAAAAGAATTTTTTCCGGAAGTAACAGATGAACAATGGAACGACTGGAAATGGCAAGTGAAAAACAGAATTGAGACTGTGGATCAATTAAAAAAATATCTTGATCTGGATCCCAGCGAAGAAGAGGGTATTCGTAAAGCATTACAAATGCTGAGAATGGCGATCACCCCATATTATTTAAGTTTAATCGACAAGAACGACCCGCATTGTCCGATACGTAAACAAGCCGTTCCTTCTGCATTGGAGTTACACAAAGCCAGCGCAGACTTGGAAGACCCGTTACACGAAGACAGCGATTCTCCCGTACCGGGATTGACTCACCGTTATCCGGACCGAGTGTTGTTCTTGATCACGGACCAATGTTCCATGTACTGCCGTCACTGTACCCGCAGACGTTTTGCAGGACAAAAAGACAGTGCCTCCCCGACCGAACGTATTGACAGATGTATCGAGTACATCGCCAAGACTCCGCAAGTAAGAGACGTGCTGTTGTCCGGTGGTGACGCATTGTTGGTAAGCGACGATCGTTTGGAATACATTATCAGCCGTTTGAGAGCTATCCCTCATGTGGAAATCATCCGTATCGGTAGCCGTACCCCGGTAGTATGCCCGCAAAGAATTACCCCGGAGTTGGTGAATATGCTGAAAAAATATCACCCGATCTGGTTAAATACCCACTTCAACCACCCAAGCGAAATCACGGAAGAATCAGCTGCTGCTTGCGCTCGCTTAGCTGATGCAGGTATTCCGTTAGGAAACCAGACCGTGTTACTGAGAGGTATCAACGATTGTACCTACGTGATGAAGAAATTGATGCACGGATTGGTAAAAATGCGTGTTCGTCCGTACTACATCTATCAATGTGACCTTTCCATGGGTATCGAACACTTCCGTACTCCGGTTTCCAAAGGTATCGAGATCATCGAGAACTTACGCGGCCACACTTCCGGATACGCAGTTCCCACGTTCGTGGTTGACGCACCCGGTGGTGGTGGTAAGACTCCGGTAATGCCGAACTACGTGATCTCTCAATCTCCGAACCGGGTTGTATTGAGAAACTACGAAGGTGTTATCACAACCTACACGGAACCGACAGATTACAAGGAAGAGTGTCACTGCCCAGAATGTGAGCAAGCTCGCAAAGAAGGTGTTGCCGCTCTGTTAAATGGCGATATGCTCTCCATCGAACCGAAACATTTGGCTCGTAACGAGAGAAATCATCACGAATAA
- a CDS encoding MutS-related protein produces the protein MFLRSAIEEINGFRFMIDKLEIQSGLAKRILNTLPYLRTPEAIAQELDKTEVMRNILQTSELTDTITKIKVKLMQVKDIRGTANRVTESQILDDIELFELKAFSLLVVEMRELLLSANITVVSLPDLEPVVNILDPEKMRIPHFYVYDAYSPELAALRAKMKTLKMDEKTEERVLDQLQFEHTELEDQIREKLSEQIHPYKKEINEALANTATLDILLAKAQQTIDMQLCKPEISSGTTRYIKIFNPQVKEVLWQEGKKFQAIDIDIEQGACLITGANMAGKSVILKTVALAQTLFQFGFYVPAEQAEIALVDEVLLCIGDEQSELNGLSSYASEMLRVNAIVQDVKAGKNALILIDELARTTNPTEGKAIVNAMLDFLTDKGARSLITSHYSGIKARCKKMRVKGFVKEHVKGLLTINNINEFIDYSLIEDTHDSVPQEAMRIARILGVDEELLDKAEEFLDDEEKNRN, from the coding sequence GTGTTTTTAAGAAGTGCCATAGAAGAAATTAACGGGTTCAGATTCATGATCGACAAACTGGAAATTCAATCCGGTCTGGCGAAACGGATCTTGAACACATTACCTTATTTGCGTACCCCGGAAGCAATTGCCCAAGAATTGGACAAAACCGAGGTCATGCGCAACATTCTACAAACCTCCGAACTAACAGACACCATTACCAAGATCAAAGTCAAACTGATGCAAGTGAAGGACATCCGGGGAACAGCGAACCGGGTGACGGAATCACAGATACTGGATGACATTGAACTATTTGAATTAAAAGCTTTTTCTTTGCTGGTCGTGGAGATGCGGGAATTGCTCCTATCAGCAAATATCACGGTTGTTTCACTCCCGGACTTGGAACCGGTAGTAAACATTCTAGATCCCGAAAAGATGCGTATTCCTCATTTTTACGTGTATGATGCCTATTCCCCGGAACTGGCAGCCCTGCGGGCAAAAATGAAGACGCTCAAAATGGATGAAAAAACAGAAGAACGAGTACTGGATCAACTTCAATTCGAGCATACGGAATTAGAAGACCAAATCCGGGAAAAGCTATCCGAACAGATTCATCCCTATAAAAAAGAAATTAACGAAGCCTTGGCAAACACGGCAACTTTAGATATCCTGTTGGCAAAAGCCCAACAGACCATTGATATGCAGTTGTGCAAACCGGAAATTTCCTCTGGCACAACTCGCTATATAAAAATATTCAACCCACAAGTAAAAGAGGTACTTTGGCAAGAAGGCAAGAAATTCCAAGCCATTGACATTGACATCGAGCAAGGCGCCTGTTTGATTACCGGAGCCAATATGGCTGGGAAAAGCGTTATCCTGAAAACCGTGGCACTGGCACAAACACTATTCCAATTCGGTTTTTACGTTCCGGCAGAACAAGCCGAGATTGCCTTGGTTGACGAAGTTCTCCTTTGCATCGGGGACGAGCAATCCGAATTAAACGGACTGTCCTCGTATGCCTCGGAAATGCTACGGGTAAATGCCATCGTTCAAGACGTGAAAGCAGGTAAAAACGCCTTGATCTTAATTGATGAACTGGCAAGAACCACCAACCCCACGGAAGGAAAGGCGATCGTGAATGCCATGCTCGACTTCCTAACGGATAAAGGGGCCCGTTCCTTGATTACTAGCCATTACAGCGGGATCAAAGCCCGTTGTAAAAAAATGCGGGTAAAAGGATTTGTAAAAGAACACGTGAAAGGTCTATTGACCATCAACAATATAAACGAGTTCATCGATTACTCGCTAATCGAAGATACTCACGACTCCGTTCCGCAAGAAGCCATGCGCATCGCCCGTATTCTGGGCGTTGACGAAGAATTGTTGGACAAAGCAGAGGAGTTTTTGGATGACGAAGAGAAGAACAGAAATTAA